In Aquila chrysaetos chrysaetos chromosome 24, bAquChr1.4, whole genome shotgun sequence, the genomic stretch CACTTTTATTTATCTTCTCCATAGGAAAGTACACTTCCAGGACAAACGTAAGAAACATTACAGTAACCATTTTGCATATTAACCACAATACTTATAGTTTTGATAAAATTCCTTCCACTGCCTCACCGAGGGTCCAGCAGACAACAGGAACACACTCAGGTCAGTACAAGTGAATTATATATTTACAAATGCACGATCACACAAGTTAAAATCTGACAGCCAGGACTTCCTACAGCTGCTGTTCATGCAATTTCtcagagcacagaaaatgcTTGGAAAGGCTCCAGTTGTGCAATGCCCGGTGCCCGCTTCTGCTTGGCTGCAGCACTTTGAGACTGCAAACCGATATGTAAATTGGTATGTGCAATTTGTCTTGTTACCTAACCAGCACcgttttgcaataaaaaaatggcACAGCTATGGAGCCAGTTTGCTGACAATTAACAGTAGGCATCAACACTTAAAATCCAACAGTCAGGAAATCCGGACCCTACATATTTTCtatttgcaataaataaataaatatctaaacAGTTCTCCTGACACTAACACTTAAAAAGTGACCATCATCAGACAGAGGTAATCCATAATAGCTGCTCACATGCTACTTTCTCAAGCAAAACACCAGCACTAAGACAGAAGAAGGTTTGTACTGGAATCAAGGAAGTTGGACCAAGTTACCTTCATTTATCTGCAAACCCTCCCAGGAAGTCTGTGTTATTTGTTTAAACATAGGGGAAAACGAAATACTTGAAGTGCAGCattagaaaagtaattttgcaaagcTGGCATATACATTCATTTTCTAAACACACAGCTCCTTTTGGCTCAGAGTAAAGGCAAATCCAAAGGGGCAAGGCTTTGTTTTTTAGCCTATGGATAATTTTCCTCTGATTTGATTCTAAAGTAATATCGCTCAGTATAGGAACAATGACTTATCAAATTTATCACAAGCTCCCCCAGCTCAggttctttctccttttcccctcatCTTCAACATTAAGGCCTCTGAAACCCAGGGAGACAGGCAGCTTTAGGAGAAACGCGCCCTTCTTGCATTGCTAGGGGCTGAACCATTCCCAAGTCGGCCATCCTGACGTGGGAGATTTTCTACAGCAATATCTGAGCTCGATGCTTTGTGCGCTTCCGCAGCTTTGGCAGGACAGTTGGTAAGAGAACTTTGcagcattattaaaaatgctacCACAAACTAGAGAATAGGAGACTGAGGCATGTTACTTCAGGATCAATCCCATACCCCTGTGTCCCATGACACGTGTGTAAATACTGGTGACGGAGAAAGACAGAGCAGTCGCATTGAGAAAACCATTGGAAGAGCTTCACTCAAGGACAAAGCgcaattaaagtaaaaaaaacgCACATCCAAATGGCCAAATACTTTCAAGCAGGAGTTCCTCAGGCCTGGAGGAAGGCTACCTGGGCAGAGGTAGGAGCTGCGCCTTCCTCGCCTGGAAGAGATGAGGAAGCATCCCACAGCGGCGAGACCTGCGCCCCATCCCTGCGGGGACCACCCAAACCTGAACCCTCTCTTAACACCCGACATCTGGAAACTGAACCAGCTACCACCTTACTTTCGTTGCGTTAAACCCAGCTCTCCCTTTGACGCCAGAGCACCAGGAGCGAGAGGATTTGCAGCGAGAAGATTTGCCCAGAGCCCCAGGGCAGAGGCAAGGAGGGAGCTGAGAGCAAGAGCAGGTCAGCGACGACCCCGGCAGCCCACACGCAGCGACCTGAATCCTCCGAGCCCACCCTTAGGGACCACCACCCTCGGGTGCTCCCCGGCACAGCCTGCTGCTCCCACTGGGAGAAGACCACCACGCTCCCAAAGGTGGGGTGGAGCGCGCGGAGGATGCGGCACGGGCACTGCAGGAGCCACGCGCTGCCGAGAGCCGTCCCGCAGCCCCGTGCAGGGACCTGCTGTGCAATACAGCCGAGCCCCCAGGCAGAGCACctaaattgcaaaaaaaaaaaaacaaccaaaaaccaaacaaacaaacaaaaacaaaaaacaaacaaacaaacaaacaaaaaaagcaaccacCAAAAAACTTTTACAAGACAAAAAGCACCAGCGTCGCGTGTACCACATGAGGCGAAACACCCGATAAGCCAAGCGAGGGGTTGCAGCGGGGTCTGCCGCAGCCACCAGCGGAGCAGGGGCTCGGGGACAGGCCTTGGGGCCGGCGGGAGCACGGCGAAGCGAGGGCATCTCTGGCCTTTCTGCGCGGGGCGGCAGCCAACGTCTCATCCGAGCCCCTTACTCCGAGGCCGAGAGGGAAGGCAAGGTCTCACGGGTGACGCTGGCTGCTGGCTCCCTGGAGAGGGGGGACAGACAAGGACATATTCTCTCCTTAGAGTGGGAGAAAGACAGTCCTGCTCTCTTTGCCCCCATTCAAAGATGCCTCCAAGGGGAACGTGATGGTGAGGACTAGGTGACAACTGCCACCCACACAGAAAGGTttgcccacccagctgctctccaagCACACGCTAAACCCACCCAGCTCCCTCGAGTcactgggagctggggctgagcagcacCGCTCCTGTCCAGGCTACGATCCAATGACCCCTGCAAAACCTCTGCCATCAGTAACGTCACCGCACCTCGTCCCAGGCAGAGAGGAGACGTACGTGGAACCCAGCACTGCTCAGTACAAGCTAtgcagctcagcccagcagtgCCAGTGCGGAGCCATCCCACGTACTGGTCCAGGGATGGAGCAAGCTCGGGGTGAAATGCACTTttgcaggcagccagcacaAGCACAATGCACCAGTAAgtccagctgcagcccctggatCAGTGGGCTCAGCCTGGTAACATATTCCTCCCTGACTGAGGTCCCCCTTAATGACAGGTTATTATACAGCAAAAGACTTCCTTCTGCTCCCCAAGGAGCGTTTGTCTTTCCCCAAAGTAGTTTCCATGCAGCGTTAATCAAGAGAAGTCCTACTTACTAAACCAAAACAGAGTACATACAAGCTGCTCTCAGTGGTACTCACAGGCAAGCATTTCCCCCTTGaggctgcaaaggaaaaagaaacagcacaggATAGCTCATAGTGCATTTtaaaggagatttaaaaataatagtaaaaacagcaaagcaaactgGGAAAGAAGTGAAGCGACCCCAAAGATTTCACGTTAGGGAGCTCAGGGCAGGCTTGTATCCCAGCAGGAGCTGATACAAGGCGTGGGCATCGTGTGCTGCAGCACCCAGCCGCCTCCTCCACTGCTGCTCGTCTCAAGGGCTCCATTCAGGCAAGAGGTCCCAGGACAGCACGGTTCCCTACTGCTCACACGGCCCCAGAACCCAGCATTTACTAAATGCTCCCTCATCCCGGAGCTGTCAGCGCTTCGACATAACGATTACAAAGGGTACAACTGCAAACGGGGAGCGGTCGGGGTAGGGACCCCTGTCCTGGGGCTGCACAGCTGGAGACACCCACAAATTAAGACCTCAGGTAGTCAGGGTCCTCTCCAGCTGAGATTCTTCATCCAGAACTGCTGTGGGCCAAACCCAGCCCAATGCAAAGCCCTGTCTGGTTCAGTTCCCGCCAGAGCTCTGGGATTTTGGGGATGCCTAAGCCTCAGGCTCTTCACTGAGTATGAAAATCCCAGCAATGCTCACCTGCGCAGCATCACCCCTTCTTTTACTCTCTGGCCACTTACTCTGCTAACAGGGAAGAGGAGAACGAGAAGCTGGGCTCACTGAATGGCTTGGAAAACATTAAACTCTAAAGTATccaagattattttatttttaaacagctttggTAACAATGGCTGTCTCTGCACAAGGGGCCCAGCCAAGACCTCCTCAAAGCCCCCCACCGacctctgcctcctctgccaggcagcagtAGCAtgcagcctgctctgcctgtgctctCCCAGGCACAGAAAAACTCCTAATTTAGCAGAGAAGCGATTTTAAATGAGCAAAGAAACAAACGGGGCTTCACATCCAACACTGATGAGACCCTACGTGCTTTTAAGCCAGAAGAAATGCCAAACACCAAAATCCAGGCTGCTTGAATTTGGGCACCCAAAGAGCCCAAACTCTGTTCAACAAGTTGCTGACATCAGGATCTGCGGGGAAACGGGCACCAAGAAAATCACGGGCACAAAGATTTCCTACCAAGTTGCTCTGGGGCTAAAGCAACACTTGGCTGCAGTATCAAATTAGGACAAAGAGGGTATTAATAACTCTTTCCAATCAAGTTTTTGCCAGAAATCAAGGTAATACCCAGAATTAACCACCCTGCCAAAACCCTATTGCACTGATGGAAACTCACCTGCACGGAGCCTGACTTTGAAAGCCTCTGGCACCACAATTCTAGTTTAAATGGGGCaacttttggttttggggggcaggTGTGGGgtatgtttttggtttttgtagggtttggggtttttttgttggttttgttagttttggggggttgggggggggcatgtgttaggtttttttggttttgtttggttttttttttaaacaggagtCTAATCCAGAATGATTTTCATGCGGGAAAAGAGATGGTGTTCAAGACCCTGGGAAGGGTCTGTGTTTCAGAGAGGACCAGCGACAGCCGCGGGCGATGGTGtgatggtggggagggggagcgtAGGACAGGTACCACCTGGACACCGACTTGCAGCTGCGGCTGGTCGGCCCCATCTCGAGCTTCCAGGGACGGGAAAGCCCCCAGCAGGTCGAGAGGTTTGCTCCCAACGCTGTAATGTCGCGGGCGCTTTACCGTGTCCGCGCTGGCCCGCGGCGTAAAGCCGTTTCTTCTCATCCTTACGGGGGTTTGGCTGGCGGGAAGGTTGTTCTGATCCCAGACGGAGGGGTATCGCAAGGAATGAAAAGGGGAATCACAGTTTAAAACCACATCACGCACCAGCACACACCGCCGGCATCCCCACCCGCAGGCACCCCAaagctcccagcagctggggccGCGGCTCAGTGAACCCCGCATCGGTCTGCGCTGGCACGACCGCTCCGTGCCTTCCCCGGCTGAGCACTAGTGGTGGGAAACGACCTCCTGTGTCAGCTAATCTGGCTCAGAGTCCActgaaaaggctgcttttttagcagttttatttccctttggGACTTTTTTGCTTAGgtggctttgtttgtttgtgtttgctttttattgttttttttaattttttattttctttttttttttttcctccctgcaatcaattgggggggggggtaaaaataatcaaatagaAAACTTTCCctgctttgtgtttcttctccCCCAAAGCAGTCATGTTGCCCaagtaaagcaaagaaaaccagaaacgGCCTCCGACTTCAAGCAGGCAGCAACGATTTCAACACAGGCATCGCACAGAAGTTGCAAAGCAATAAATACCCGACTGGGAACCACCAGCATGGGACCAGCCACAGAAGTCTTGCTGAATATCCTCAGTTTAGCATTTTGCAGTCCACTGGATTTAGCTCTGCAAACCCTCCAGTCACAGAAGGAGGTTCCTAGTTTCTCCACCCCTTGTTTATGGTCCCTCAGCATAGGGGACTCCTTTATgctgggacaaaaaaaatataaccaTATCCCAGGCAATCAGCCAATAGCTCTTTACGAAACACAACAACAAGAGGCAACTAAAAGCCTAAATGTACCAAAAGAACTTAAAATGTGATGCACTTAGATATCCTGCGAACTAGCACAGCTGAGAGTCGGTTTGTTCCCTTTAATTGGGGGAGCTAATTACACACAACTGCTACGCAGCATTCCGCAACAGATCAGTCCCTCTGCAAAACAGCGTTTGCATAAGCGAGCACCTCAAATAGCAGCAACTTCCACAGATTTCGCACGTATTTAGGTGCTTTGCTGAACAAGGTGGATGGCCAAACAGTTATTTAAGAATGGGAGAGACAGGACTTTGTAAATAAAGCTAGTCAAAGTCTGAAGtgtttccagtgctgctgtaaGAAGATTCCCAGTGCAAGGGAGGTAAATTGGacccttctccttcagctccaACATATACAAAGTTTAGGAACACCACAGTCTTGCCTTGCACCAAATACTTGTCTCTGCAGATTTCTTGCGTGTTTTACAAGGGAAAAACCTCCACTCCTCCCAGCCACCGGCACACGGCAGCCAGCCTGGGCCCCCAAGGGCTGCAAGCGCTGCCCAGAGCCACCAAGAACCCGTCCCAGAGCCCAGCCTTACCCCGTCTGCAGCTTTACAAAGAGAAAGCTCATcaagacaatgaaaaaaaaattcacttcaAACATTCTGGCAAGTCTTTTCAAAATGATCGCAATTAATGCAAACAAGCATCAACAACAAATACTTAACTGAAAACTGAGTTTTTAAATTCCAGGTCTCATTCTAAGTCCTAAATTTGCCCATTCTGCTTCCTACAATAGCTCTGAAAAATATCTGCTCCTGGCCTGGGAAGCACACTAATTTAGCCTAcaattaattctgcttttgggAATTACTTCTGAAGCAAGTCCCTCTGGTCACTGAAAGCCATCGGCCATTTCTAGCAGGTCTTTAAGAGTGTTTCAGTTTAGGCActtatttttgaaaagggaaaaaaacagggcTGTGCAGCAAGACTTACTGAGTCCAGGGAGGGTTTGTCGCGGTGGGTGTTCACTGCTTCCACATTCAGGGTAATCGTCTCCACCTTACAACCTttaccaaaaagaaagagaagtttatATGAGGAAGGGTAATTTAATAAACAaccaatttttttgtttaaatattgaAGACAGCATGGAAAATGAGCAGTGCACCTTCACTGCAGGAGCACAGCCTGTGTTATGTGGACTACAGGTCTAtacagaaaagccatttttaactGACTGCACCCCAGAGCCAAAGCCAAGTTTGGAGGCACACACAGCCTTCTCCATCAAAAGCTGAAACCCACCTGTGACAATTATCACCTGTTTAAAAGAGAGGCCACAGGAGAACACACCCGCACCCACAcatctccccccaaaaccctcccACTCTCCAGAACctttttatacattaaaaacattagCAGCAGCTTTTACAGCATGCCCAGTTGCTGCCACACACGGACACAAACTTGCTCATCAGATTCACATGCAGATGCaaaccagggggaaaaaaaaaaaaaaaaaaggacaatattTACCGTATGCAACGGGCGTGAGCTTGAGAATGGTGTGGAGGGGGCAGCGCAGGTAGGGCAGCTCGTCTAGGACAGAGGCAGGCGTTACGGGGGGGGGGCATTACGGCTGCGCTGGGGCTGCCCACGCCAGCCCCCCCATCCCAGGCTTCAGGTGGGAACCTTTCACATAGCAAATATCGGACGCCAAGCGCAGCAGTGCCTTGTGCCCACGCAGGCGGTACCGCAGCCCCCCCGGAGCCCTCAATCGCCCTCCCCAACCCCGCAGCAGCGGGACGGGACTGTCCCCACAATGTCCAACACACGGGGCCACCAGCCAGAGGGAACCCTTCCAGCAGCACACGGGTGGGAAAGCACTGCAGCAACAGCCGCCACGGACCCACGGGAGTTTTACTTTAAACTTTATTAACTTTATTAAAAGTCTTATTAAACTCCAGTACCACTCACTGGAGCTTCATAAAGGAGCTTGCAGCAGACTGGAACTAGCTTCCAGGCAAGTATGCCATGCAAGGGATCAGCATTTCTCAGAAGTGTAGCACTATTGCCAACCCTTCACAGGCTACTGATGCAtcagaaaagtttttctttacattaaaaaataatcccctAGAGATTATGTAAGTGCTACTGGTGGAAACAGCACCAGAAACAAGGGctgagcagaaaacaaacagcacatgCATCTCCATGTCTCACAAAGAGAGCTTCTTGCCAAGCTCCATGCACTGCTGAAATGCAATGGTTAAAGTattccagaaatgttttctttttttcttttttaagcagctCTTCCGttatgaaaaatcaaaacagtaatTACAAGCCACCCTCCCAAAAGCTCTGTAAAGGAAGCAGCGAGAGAAGCCAGCCCCTAAcatcatgcatttatttttgtacctGCACTCTTGTCAAGAAAATAAGCCAACAGGCACCTCATAACCGCCTGGTGGGAGATAACGAGGACGTTGCCTTGCCGTTCTAGCTCCATAATTACTGGCTCCAGGCGCTGGACCAAGTCCTGGTaggactgaaaaacaaaacaggaattttTCAAGGGGTTTTGTAAACAGAGGCTTAAGCAGAAGTAGCAATTAACACAGCTTCACATTCAGGAAAATATCagttaaaatatcaaaatgcaGAAGTTATGGATGATTTGGTAAatacggaaaaaaaaaaaccaaaggcaaaCAGCAGAAGGTGGAATTTAGTGTCAGCAACCCTCAGATTACAGGAGTATTCAGATTACTGGTAACTCCTACTGAGtgcagtaagaaaaacaaataaaatagtaaattaCACATTTCAACAAGATTGTGAAGTAAAACCAGAAGTGACTCCATACTCCACCCACAgtcattttcttcccaaagtGTTTTTTCACAGTGACAATTCAGGCCTCAGCCAAACGAGCAGGATGCAGAAACCCCTCGGTGTCTGAGGGGAGCAGCAAGGAACTCAGCAAGTGGCCCAATTAATGGGTTGAAAGGCATCATCTGCACACCACAATAAAGGAAAGCAATAAACCTTTCCTCTAAAAAAAGAGAACCGGGGACCCTaatgttttcactttctcaCACAAGCATTGGtagaaaaagtcaaaattaagTCCTTTAATTCTACACATATGTATTCATTTTACATATACTGTAGCTTATTGTTATTTCTTAGAGGTCCTCACCTCGCCTCCAGGATAGCGATAAAGATACTTCTCTTGATCCCTCAATGCAAACTCATCTGGATACTTGGCTTCAATTTCTGCATAGGTCATTTCTTCACATACCCCCTGAGGGAAGAAGAACTTGTTACAACAGGCTTTGTTTCAACAGAGGTACAACGatgcaacaggaagaaaagaaaaagcaagtggcTGAGATCAGTAATCCCTTTATGTGATGAAAGTTTTAGGTATCGTATCTGACACGGCCATACACTCAGCATTTGTGTACCGCACGTCCAGGGTGGTTAGGAGAGGGTGGgcttttgctgttatttcaaaCCCCTTGTTTACCAGGGATGAAAATGAGCATTCATTTCCACAGCAACAACCCTGCAATTTCTTTTGCCCGAATGAATTAGAGTGGGAGCAGTAACCTTTGTCCACCCAGGATGGTGTGACAAATGCCTGGGATGTTcagagttattttctttctccacttcAGCTAGATATGTTCGCAGCAAGGTCTAGCAGCTCCAGGCATTATCAGCCCTGTACCAAACCATCCTAAACCTCATGATGATGGCTGGAGTACATTATACATGGACATGGTTATAGATGAACAGGAAACGGTCAATTTTATCACGAtgaatttggttttaaacatcattttccatctagaaaagcaaaaggcttcAATCAGCATTTCACTCACAGCATCGATCTCGTTGAGAATCTTCCACTGCTCGTACGTGACCCCCAGGGACTCGGCCGTCTGGATCGTCCTTTTCAGCTGGCTCGTCCACACCTTCAGCTCAACAATTTCCTGCTCCTCGATGAACTTCTTCAGCGCCTGAGCgaactggaaaaaaagtcagggGAGGTTaggagggagcaggagctgctgccgcCGTTAAAAGCATCATTTCAAGGGCTGTGGCTGTCGCGGCAAGATCCAGCTGCGGGGCTGCCCCTCGCAGGAGTCGGATGCAGAGCCCGGCTCTGACCCTGGTCACACAACACTTGACAAATACAGCAAGCCGGGTGCTGCCAAACACATACCTGCTTCCCGCGTGGTGACAGACCAGAATCCCCACCAATCTTGCCAACAAGGTTATATTCACTCTCACCGTGTCGGCAAAGGTAGATGGTACGCGGCTGGACATGAATGTTCATTAGGTAATAGACGATTTTACTCTGGATGTAATCTTGGACTCTGTTTACTAGGAACCGCTGTCCCACATTGATCACTTTAATGAAGGAAAGATCTCTGGAGTCAACATAAAATAAGAACACCCACACgactggttttaaaaatgaagcacgTGCATCTGCGGGTGTAATCTAGCTATTCATCCTCTAGTAAAGGCATCAGCACTACCACTGGGTTGCTCcagcagacagaaaagacaCTGAACTGCCGTGCTTAAACAAGGAGCTGCGTTACACTGCCGTACACTagagaaaaatcctttcaaatCACTTGGGACCCGAGGATATCACCTTCACACAAGCAGTCGTGCTTTGGGAGAGCAGAGGCTCCAGCAGACGCGTTACAGCATCCTGAGCCAGAGAACAGCAGcgacaaagcaaagcagctcatGTGTACAAGGACAAAATGCACCCCAGGGCTTTGCTTACTTGTCGTACGCATCGGGATCGAGAGGCTGGTAAGTGACCTTGTAGCACTCTATCCTCTTCAGGAAATCATCCATCACGTTCTCCCTGTTTCTCTCCGGGTAGTCGGGGCTGGAAACTTTCACCTCCTGATCAACAGACAGTGCCGCTTTGTGAGAGTTAAGCAAACTCAACAGGGAACAAAAGCAACGCTGAATAACATTATTCTTCCCCTTTGAAACAAATACGCAGTGTTTAATGCTGCCCTGTGGAAAAACCTGCTCCTGGAGAGGAAACAAAGGGCGACTCTGAAGGCACTGTAGTGCTTGGCCCTGCGACAGACACAGCTGGCTCGCTGTTAGCTGTCCCTGCAAGCCACCCgctgcctgccttcccttgACAAGGAATCACGCTTCAAGGTCAAACATTTCTCAGCTTCATTTGATTTCCACCTTCTCACATAACTAACTGCGTCCTTAGCTTTTATAAACCTCCAAACCTTAGCTGCTTAGTTCCAAGGTGAAACGTAAGAGCAAGGCATGTGCGGACATTCCTGTAAGCTATCGTAGCTGGTGACCTTGCACCGAGCACCCACAGTAGGTACTGCCAGCTCAGCCTGGAAAATGCGGCACGCACCAGGATATTGGCAGCAATGACTTCTGGATCATCGCAGACGGACTCCACAAAAAACACCTACGAAGACAGCAAGGAAGTATATTTCAGAGAGCCAAGAACTCTGCCCTGAATCAAAACTCGAGagctcctgccccagggagcAGTAATGTCCCTTGGTGCAGCAACTCCAACTACAAGTTAAATACAGGAGCACTAccttgaaagcattttctttagcaaaatTTAAGATCAGGTCCCGTCTTTC encodes the following:
- the PFKFB2 gene encoding 6-phosphofructo-2-kinase/fructose-2,6-bisphosphatase 2 isoform X4, with the protein product MSAVPRHGGPPRGRTGALRGGEKKCSWASYMTNSPTLIVMIGLPARGKTYVSKKLTRYLNWIGVPTKVFNLGVYRREAVKSYKSYDFFRHDNKEAMEIRKRCALVALEDVKAYLLEECGQIAVFDATNTTRERRDLILNFAKENAFKVFFVESVCDDPEVIAANILEVKVSSPDYPERNRENVMDDFLKRIECYKVTYQPLDPDAYDKDLSFIKVINVGQRFLVNRVQDYIQSKIVYYLMNIHVQPRTIYLCRHGESEYNLVGKIGGDSGLSPRGKQFAQALKKFIEEQEIVELKVWTSQLKRTIQTAESLGVTYEQWKILNEIDAGVCEEMTYAEIEAKYPDEFALRDQEKYLYRYPGGESYQDLVQRLEPVIMELERQGNVLVISHQAVMRCLLAYFLDKSADELPYLRCPLHTILKLTPVAYGCKVETITLNVEAVNTHRDKPSLDSPQGGNACLEPAASVTRETLPSLSASE
- the PFKFB2 gene encoding 6-phosphofructo-2-kinase/fructose-2,6-bisphosphatase 2 isoform X3 codes for the protein MSAVPRHGGPPRGRTGALRGGEKKCSWASYMTNSPTLIVMIGLPARGKTYVSKKLTRYLNWIGVPTKVFNLGVYRREAVKSYKSYDFFRHDNKEAMEIRKRCALVALEDVKAYLLEECGQIAVFDATNTTRERRDLILNFAKENAFKVFFVESVCDDPEVIAANILEVKVSSPDYPERNRENVMDDFLKRIECYKVTYQPLDPDAYDKDLSFIKVINVGQRFLVNRVQDYIQSKIVYYLMNIHVQPRTIYLCRHGESEYNLVGKIGGDSGLSPRGKQFAQALKKFIEEQEIVELKVWTSQLKRTIQTAESLGVTYEQWKILNEIDAGVCEEMTYAEIEAKYPDEFALRDQEKYLYRYPGGESYQDLVQRLEPVIMELERQGNVLVISHQAVMRCLLAYFLDKSADELPYLRCPLHTILKLTPVAYGCKVETITLNVEAVNTHRDKPSLDSNNLPASQTPVRMRRNGFTPRASADTPQGGNACLEPAASVTRETLPSLSASE
- the PFKFB2 gene encoding 6-phosphofructo-2-kinase/fructose-2,6-bisphosphatase 2 isoform X2, producing the protein MSAVPRHGGPPRGRTGALRGGEKKCSWASYMTNSPTLIVMIGLPARGKTYVSKKLTRYLNWIGVPTKVFNLGVYRREAVKSYKSYDFFRHDNKEAMEIRKRCALVALEDVKAYLLEECGQIAVFDATNTTRERRDLILNFAKENAFKVFFVESVCDDPEVIAANILEVKVSSPDYPERNRENVMDDFLKRIECYKVTYQPLDPDAYDKDLSFIKVINVGQRFLVNRVQDYIQSKIVYYLMNIHVQPRTIYLCRHGESEYNLVGKIGGDSGLSPRGKQFAQALKKFIEEQEIVELKVWTSQLKRTIQTAESLGVTYEQWKILNEIDAGVCEEMTYAEIEAKYPDEFALRDQEKYLYRYPGGESYQDLVQRLEPVIMELERQGNVLVISHQAVMRCLLAYFLDKSADELPYLRCPLHTILKLTPVAYGCKVETITLNVEAVNTHRDKPSLDSNNLPASQTPVRMRRNGFTPRASADTVKRPRHYSVGSKPLDLLGAFPSLEARDGADQPQLQVGVQPQGGNACLEPAASVTRETLPSLSASE
- the PFKFB2 gene encoding 6-phosphofructo-2-kinase/fructose-2,6-bisphosphatase 2 isoform X1; this translates as MSAVPRHGGPPRGRTGALRGGEKKCSWASYMTNSPTLIVMIGLPARGKTYVSKKLTRYLNWIGVPTKVFNLGVYRREAVKSYKSYDFFRHDNKEAMEIRKRCALVALEDVKAYLLEECGQIAVFDATNTTRERRDLILNFAKENAFKVFFVESVCDDPEVIAANILEVKVSSPDYPERNRENVMDDFLKRIECYKVTYQPLDPDAYDKDLSFIKVINVGQRFLVNRVQDYIQSKIVYYLMNIHVQPRTIYLCRHGESEYNLVGKIGGDSGLSPRGKQFAQALKKFIEEQEIVELKVWTSQLKRTIQTAESLGVTYEQWKILNEIDAGVCEEMTYAEIEAKYPDEFALRDQEKYLYRYPGGESYQDLVQRLEPVIMELERQGNVLVISHQAVMRCLLAYFLDKSADELPYLRCPLHTILKLTPVAYGCKVETITLNVEAVNTHRDKPSLDSNNLPASQTPVRMRRNGFTPRASADTVKRPRHYSVGSKPLDLLGAFPSLEARDGADQPQLQVGVQVVPVLRSPSPPSHHRPRLSLVLSETQTLPRVLNTISFPA
- the PFKFB2 gene encoding 6-phosphofructo-2-kinase/fructose-2,6-bisphosphatase 2 isoform X5, with the protein product MSAVPRHGGPPRGRTGALRGGEKKCSWASYMTNSPTLIVMIGLPARGKTYVSKKLTRYLNWIGVPTKVFNLGVYRREAVKSYKSYDFFRHDNKEAMEIRKRCALVALEDVKAYLLEECGQIAVFDATNTTRERRDLILNFAKENAFKVFFVESVCDDPEVIAANILEVKVSSPDYPERNRENVMDDFLKRIECYKVTYQPLDPDAYDKDLSFIKVINVGQRFLVNRVQDYIQSKIVYYLMNIHVQPRTIYLCRHGESEYNLVGKIGGDSGLSPRGKQFAQALKKFIEEQEIVELKVWTSQLKRTIQTAESLGVTYEQWKILNEIDAGVCEEMTYAEIEAKYPDEFALRDQEKYLYRYPGGESYQDLVQRLEPVIMELERQGNVLVISHQAVMRCLLAYFLDKSADELPYLRCPLHTILKLTPVAYGCKVETITLNVEAVNTHRDKPSLDSTMASLTV